In the Sebastes fasciatus isolate fSebFas1 chromosome 20, fSebFas1.pri, whole genome shotgun sequence genome, one interval contains:
- the LOC141758774 gene encoding uncharacterized protein LOC141758774 isoform X2 yields MRVHVWSLQIVKASVNGGTTYWKACYSSIGSNCLHLKTTQKKKDRLSRRQSKRESDNKRNKTRVNIGEAFQRWRDLRDSIGLTLDSELAVLLLDRSTAELESFHNHILMYASKRFSFTPPVYSARTLLAGLDYNHHVHRPVQRKADGSIEYRKLYNKKSRKWSLYTMKVDKDYGYIPDLQRAILRSRTTADRGMTRVRRQRPDDPRQYGVLCGIPPPTTEELLHTQVSRRQGPRTT; encoded by the exons ATGCGCGTTCACGTCTGGTCTCTGCAGATAGTGAAAGCCTCGGTCAATGGCGGAACAACCTACTGGAAAGCttgctattccagcattggcaGCAACTGCCTACACctcaaaacaacccaaaaaaagaaagacagactttCAAGAAGACAGTCCAAAAGAGAGTCCGACAATAAGCGGAATAAAACGCGTGTcaatatcggcgaagcgtttcagcGGTGGAGAGATCTCCGGGACAGCATCGGCCTCACGTTGGACTCTGAGCTAGCCGTTCTTCTCCTGGACAG GTCTACAGCAGAACTTGAGTCCTTTCACAACCACATACTGATGTATGCCAGCAAGAGATTCAGTTTCACCCCGCCCGTCTATTCAGCTCGCACCCTACTTGCTGGTTTGGATTATAATCATCATGTCCACCGACCAGTGCAGAGAAAAGCTGATGGCTCCATTGA ATACCGGAAGCTGTACAACAAGAAGTCGCGGAAGTGGAGCCTGTACACAATGAAGGTCGACAAGGACTATGGCTACATTCCTGACCTCCAGAGGGCCATCCTCCGAAGCCGCACCACAGCAGACAGAGGCATGACGCGTGTGAGACGCCAGAGGCCTGATGACCCGCGGCAGTATGGTGTGCTATGTGGTATTCCACCTCCAACCACAGAGGAGCTACTGCACACACAAGTCAGTCGACGACAAG GGCCAAGGACTACCTAA
- the LOC141758774 gene encoding uncharacterized protein LOC141758774 isoform X1, translated as MEKEAFIRTFDTLPKGIYKSWGVRHTLDMWHGSKNLGKKIHQASQQKGCSILLIWSKDVCNHFWFCAKMSATYDDFFDMWAGLLHHVTGEHEWALGACHHGPLSDNRDKEWIEKGSVAHRALIEIVLNARWLGEVVKYLGFRSTAELESFHNHILMYASKRFSFTPPVYSARTLLAGLDYNHHVHRPVQRKADGSIEYRKLYNKKSRKWSLYTMKVDKDYGYIPDLQRAILRSRTTADRGMTRVRRQRPDDPRQYGVLCGIPPPTTEELLHTQVSRRQGPRTT; from the exons ATGGAGAAGGAAGCCTTCATCCGGACTTTTGACACACTTC CCAAGGGCATATATAAGTCATGGGGAGTTCGCCATACCCTTGACATGTGGCACGGATCGAAAAACCTTGGAAAGAAGATCCACCAG GCGAGCCAGCAGAAGGGGTGCTCCATTTTACTCATTTGGAGCAAGGATGTGTGCAACCACTTTTGGTTTTGTGCCAAAATGTCGGCAACCTATGACGACTTCTTT GACATGTGGGCTGGCCTACTCCATCACGTCACAGGAGAACACGAGTGGGCTCTTGGCGCCTGTCACCATGGACCCTTGTCGGACAACAGGGACAAGGAATGGATAGAGAAGGGATCTGTGGCACACAGAGCACTCATTGAGATAGTGCTAAATGCACGCTGGCTGGGTGAAGTAGTGAAGTACCTGGGATTTAG GTCTACAGCAGAACTTGAGTCCTTTCACAACCACATACTGATGTATGCCAGCAAGAGATTCAGTTTCACCCCGCCCGTCTATTCAGCTCGCACCCTACTTGCTGGTTTGGATTATAATCATCATGTCCACCGACCAGTGCAGAGAAAAGCTGATGGCTCCATTGA ATACCGGAAGCTGTACAACAAGAAGTCGCGGAAGTGGAGCCTGTACACAATGAAGGTCGACAAGGACTATGGCTACATTCCTGACCTCCAGAGGGCCATCCTCCGAAGCCGCACCACAGCAGACAGAGGCATGACGCGTGTGAGACGCCAGAGGCCTGATGACCCGCGGCAGTATGGTGTGCTATGTGGTATTCCACCTCCAACCACAGAGGAGCTACTGCACACACAAGTCAGTCGACGACAAG GGCCAAGGACTACCTAA